One window from the genome of Pedobacter schmidteae encodes:
- a CDS encoding dihydrodipicolinate synthase family protein, protein MVQKLEGLIAAPFTPMDDKGELNLSLIPSYYQSLKLNKITGAFICGSTGEGVSMTNAEKKKVAAAWAECTKGDEDFKVMMLLGGTSITDCKDLALFANELGLYAVSFTSPFYFKPADVKVLAQACAEIAAVVPQMPFYYYHIPVLTGGNYAMFDLLKAIDGRINNFAGIKYTHEDFMDFQSCMSFKSGKYDMLWGRDENMLSALVLGAKGAVGSTFNYAAPLYYELIDAFNAKDLVKARELQQKSIDMIRLLGKYGGISVGKSYMKLIDLDCGEFRLPVKNMNGQQFELFKKDVETVGFHNFKSVGAKS, encoded by the coding sequence ATGGTACAAAAGTTAGAAGGCTTAATTGCCGCTCCATTTACGCCTATGGATGACAAAGGTGAATTGAATTTATCACTCATCCCGAGTTATTATCAGTCGCTGAAATTAAACAAGATCACTGGTGCTTTTATCTGCGGATCGACCGGAGAAGGTGTTTCTATGACTAATGCAGAAAAAAAGAAAGTAGCTGCAGCCTGGGCAGAATGTACAAAAGGCGATGAAGATTTTAAGGTGATGATGCTTTTGGGTGGAACAAGTATTACAGATTGTAAAGACCTGGCTTTATTTGCTAATGAACTGGGGCTGTATGCCGTATCTTTCACTTCGCCATTTTATTTTAAACCGGCAGATGTAAAGGTACTGGCTCAGGCTTGTGCCGAAATTGCTGCGGTAGTGCCACAAATGCCGTTTTATTATTATCATATTCCTGTTTTAACCGGTGGAAACTATGCTATGTTTGATTTGTTGAAGGCTATTGATGGTAGGATCAACAACTTTGCCGGTATCAAATATACCCATGAGGATTTTATGGATTTTCAAAGCTGTATGAGTTTTAAATCAGGTAAATACGATATGCTTTGGGGGCGTGACGAGAATATGCTATCGGCATTAGTGCTGGGGGCTAAAGGTGCGGTGGGCAGTACATTTAACTATGCAGCGCCGCTTTATTATGAGCTTATTGACGCATTTAACGCAAAAGATTTGGTTAAAGCCCGTGAATTACAGCAAAAATCAATCGATATGATCCGGCTTTTAGGTAAATATGGTGGAATTTCTGTAGGCAAATCCTACATGAAATTGATTGATCTGGATTGTGGTGAGTTTAGATTGCCTGTGAAAAATATGAATGGACAACAATTTGAGCTATTTAAAAAGGATGTAGAAACAGTAGGTTTTCATAATTTTAAGTCTGTTGGAGCCAAAAGTTAA
- a CDS encoding 7TM diverse intracellular signaling domain-containing protein, translating to MAKEIVLDNTEAFYKLKDARLSKNTLWLSINLKNSSSSDEWYIQVPSPVNEVDLYTAQKGEGFKHLKLNEKILVANRPVKVNGFILPLSLKKGESRQYFLRIKNNYKLKVPIYAGTLEAIYEEEHFKNIVNGFMFGALLALMVYNLYTYIAIRDKSYLYYLSYLFFSIVFLMIWNGYFAQWLPIWSLRLLTGCSAIALAFSIPFSNNYLRIHQYSPTLFKISKWLILLFLVPILIDLSAHTVLAFQLLQGCLAIATGYWLIAGYFSFNKGYQPALYYLVALSSLLISYGFYEGFHSSMSLQMGLCLQALVLSFALAVKLNDLKKQTMRLQSQMLHQTAGFSRQLLIAQENEKESIATELNDRLGQQLVLLKNNIYLLKKQNRGLNPELFSNITQDIGKAIEEVSIVSFSLRPYQMDTLGLKGSITRLAENVTNDTTNTIHLDIDELEQVLDHQSQMNIYRIVQELLNNLIKHAPASTCSISIKVETHQFNLQYQDNGKGFNTSDPSLGLGLSGIRERCKLLKAELTISSIPNTGTKVYIMGPIATNTFTQPIA from the coding sequence GTGGCAAAAGAAATTGTGTTGGATAATACGGAAGCATTCTATAAACTCAAAGATGCTCGGCTCAGTAAAAACACCCTATGGCTTAGCATCAACCTTAAAAACAGTTCCAGCTCTGATGAGTGGTACATCCAGGTCCCCTCACCGGTAAACGAAGTAGATTTATATACGGCACAAAAAGGAGAAGGCTTTAAACACCTAAAACTGAACGAGAAAATACTGGTTGCCAACCGTCCGGTTAAAGTGAACGGTTTTATCCTGCCTCTGTCACTTAAAAAAGGGGAAAGCAGGCAGTATTTCCTGCGCATCAAAAACAATTACAAGCTTAAAGTTCCTATTTACGCAGGCACGCTCGAGGCGATCTACGAAGAAGAACATTTTAAAAATATCGTAAACGGATTTATGTTTGGTGCTTTACTCGCCCTGATGGTCTACAACCTGTATACCTATATTGCCATCAGAGATAAATCCTACCTTTATTATTTAAGCTATTTGTTTTTCAGTATTGTGTTCTTAATGATCTGGAACGGCTATTTCGCCCAGTGGCTGCCCATCTGGAGCTTAAGGCTACTTACGGGCTGCTCAGCCATAGCACTTGCTTTCAGTATACCCTTCAGCAATAATTATTTGCGTATCCATCAATACTCCCCGACTCTTTTCAAAATAAGCAAATGGCTGATTCTACTATTTCTGGTTCCCATACTCATTGATCTCTCGGCTCATACAGTACTCGCTTTCCAACTTTTGCAAGGCTGCCTGGCTATTGCAACAGGCTATTGGCTGATAGCAGGCTACTTCAGCTTCAATAAAGGATATCAACCAGCACTATACTATCTGGTAGCATTATCTTCCCTGCTGATCAGTTACGGTTTTTATGAAGGTTTCCATTCTTCCATGAGCCTTCAAATGGGGCTCTGTCTGCAAGCTCTGGTACTTTCCTTCGCCCTAGCTGTAAAACTCAATGACTTAAAAAAGCAAACCATGCGTCTCCAAAGCCAAATGCTCCATCAGACTGCAGGTTTCTCCAGACAGCTCCTTATCGCCCAGGAAAATGAAAAGGAAAGCATTGCTACTGAGCTAAATGATCGCCTGGGACAACAATTAGTATTGCTTAAAAACAACATATACCTGCTGAAAAAACAAAACCGGGGATTGAACCCCGAGCTTTTTAGCAACATCACTCAGGACATAGGTAAGGCGATTGAAGAAGTCAGTATTGTCTCTTTCTCCCTGCGCCCCTATCAAATGGATACATTAGGACTGAAAGGTTCCATCACACGCCTGGCAGAGAATGTAACCAATGACACTACAAACACTATTCATTTAGATATAGACGAGCTGGAACAGGTGTTGGACCACCAGTCACAAATGAACATCTACCGAATCGTTCAGGAACTGCTTAACAATCTGATCAAACATGCCCCTGCCAGTACTTGCAGTATTAGCATTAAAGTAGAAACGCACCAGTTCAACCTGCAGTATCAGGATAACGGGAAAGGATTTAACACCAGCGATCCTTCTTTGGGATTGGGTTTGTCCGGTATACGCGAACGTTGTAAACTACTAAAGGCCGAACTTACAATCAGCAGCATACCAAACACCGGCACCAAAGTATATATAATGGGCCCTATAGCAACAAATACATTCACACAACCCATCGCATAA
- a CDS encoding RagB/SusD family nutrient uptake outer membrane protein, with the protein MKKIFSILITGIVLCTFNACKKLDLTPEDYFGSGNFWKNKSQVEGAMLGLHSILRSEQFTFFTMGELRSGVFNSQTSGTGSSSLNSGNFIRQDIRESSPGIASWAGFYTDIFQINNFIYQVGQTNFLSSEDKGYYLGQAYGLRALYYFHLYRTFGRVPLATEPKVLTNTPTSSEQAYLPRSKSEKETLDFIKADIGQSETNFNNVFTSKNQKAQWSLGATLMLKAEVYLWSAKVLTDGQAPANANTDLSVARTALETIIPKYNLQSSFSSVFNSAAVPANKGNNEIIFSLRYAYPEAANNASQFIYQQADNMAGFLNASGQPYTSDPLSIAGSSSIVRYEYKYDLFSKYDANDTRRTGTFFDYYKAPVATNKFVMMTKFMGSITEGIRRFVDDIPMYRLADAILLLAEVKNKQGQDPSAEINRIRQRAYGSNPYPVYSNGSFEQNELAILDERTKEFVFEGKRWYDLRRMQDAAGNPLVFRKDLPLVGVLDMSTEAYKLILPIDRTTLNSDETLKNDQNPKYSGT; encoded by the coding sequence ATGAAGAAGATATTTTCAATACTAATCACAGGAATTGTACTGTGTACATTTAATGCCTGTAAAAAGTTAGACTTGACTCCTGAAGACTATTTTGGGAGCGGAAACTTTTGGAAAAACAAATCGCAGGTTGAAGGGGCAATGTTGGGTTTGCACAGCATACTCAGATCTGAACAGTTTACTTTTTTTACGATGGGTGAATTAAGAAGTGGCGTATTTAATAGCCAAACATCCGGAACAGGCTCTTCTTCGCTTAATTCGGGTAATTTTATCCGCCAGGATATTCGCGAGTCAAGTCCGGGGATTGCTAGCTGGGCAGGCTTTTACACTGATATATTCCAGATTAATAATTTTATTTATCAGGTAGGGCAGACAAATTTTTTATCATCCGAAGATAAAGGATATTATTTGGGGCAGGCCTATGGTTTACGCGCCCTATATTATTTTCATTTATACCGTACTTTTGGAAGGGTGCCATTGGCAACCGAGCCAAAAGTGCTGACCAATACGCCAACCAGCTCTGAGCAGGCTTATTTGCCGCGTTCAAAATCGGAAAAGGAAACGCTTGATTTTATCAAGGCGGATATAGGGCAGTCGGAAACAAATTTTAACAATGTATTTACGTCAAAAAATCAGAAAGCTCAATGGTCACTAGGAGCTACACTTATGCTAAAAGCAGAAGTTTATTTATGGTCTGCAAAAGTGCTTACAGATGGTCAGGCTCCGGCGAATGCTAATACAGATCTTTCTGTCGCCCGTACTGCTTTAGAAACAATTATACCGAAATACAATCTTCAAAGTAGTTTCTCTAGTGTGTTCAATAGCGCCGCGGTTCCGGCAAATAAAGGCAATAATGAGATTATATTTTCCCTTCGTTATGCTTACCCCGAAGCCGCTAACAACGCCAGTCAGTTTATATATCAACAAGCAGATAATATGGCCGGTTTTTTAAATGCATCTGGGCAGCCTTATACCTCCGATCCCTTATCAATTGCAGGTAGTAGCTCTATCGTTCGCTATGAATATAAATACGACCTGTTCAGTAAATATGATGCTAATGATACGCGAAGGACTGGTACTTTTTTTGACTACTACAAGGCTCCTGTTGCTACCAATAAATTTGTAATGATGACTAAGTTTATGGGGTCGATTACGGAGGGGATAAGAAGATTTGTTGATGATATTCCAATGTACCGCCTAGCCGATGCAATTTTATTGCTGGCCGAGGTTAAAAACAAACAAGGCCAGGACCCATCTGCGGAGATCAACAGGATCAGACAAAGGGCATACGGCAGTAATCCTTATCCGGTTTATTCAAACGGTAGTTTTGAACAAAATGAGTTGGCTATTCTGGATGAAAGAACAAAAGAGTTTGTTTTTGAAGGAAAACGCTGGTACGATTTGCGCCGTATGCAGGATGCTGCAGGAAATCCATTGGTATTTAGAAAAGATTTGCCTTTGGTTGGTGTATTGGATATGTCGACCGAGGCATACAAACTGATTCTGCCGATAGACAGGACTACGCTAAATAGCGACGAAACACTTAAAAATGATCAGAATCCTAAGTATTCAGGAACTTAA
- a CDS encoding kelch repeat-containing protein, with amino-acid sequence MLTTKLVFAQKTKVPVVEWSTAAQLQDTRGKVSLGYAGAINAVYNNQLIIAGGANFPDNMPWEGGRKHYSDEIHVLKRAGNDFVWIPVADRLPEPIAYCGNTSTPAGVVYAGGENEKGLSDKTYLLNWDDINGQMVIKQLPNLPLVLTNVSLTSIENVVYAVGGDMHSKSADSFFSINLLDLQRGWTTLPPLPKALANAIVVIQKKDKGRGVYVIGGRTKTSSGISNLHHTTFVFDVKNANWSQLAAISDGKDKINFSAGAGVPIADHLILVAGGDNGKVFRRIESYMAQIAMTENIAEKARLIKEKNDLVIHHKGFDKSMLMYNTLTNHWNKIGELPFPARVTTTATLWNGEIMLSSGEIQPGIRTPDIMRGKIK; translated from the coding sequence ATGTTAACTACGAAGCTTGTTTTTGCTCAAAAAACTAAAGTGCCTGTTGTGGAATGGAGTACGGCAGCTCAATTACAGGACACCCGGGGGAAGGTATCTTTAGGGTATGCAGGAGCGATTAATGCCGTCTATAACAATCAGTTAATTATTGCGGGAGGTGCAAATTTTCCCGATAACATGCCATGGGAAGGTGGCCGGAAACACTATTCTGATGAAATACATGTGCTGAAAAGGGCAGGAAACGACTTTGTCTGGATACCAGTAGCAGATCGTTTGCCGGAGCCGATTGCTTATTGTGGCAATACATCAACCCCAGCGGGAGTTGTTTATGCAGGGGGAGAAAATGAAAAGGGATTATCTGATAAAACTTATTTGTTGAACTGGGATGATATCAATGGCCAGATGGTAATAAAGCAATTGCCTAATTTGCCGCTTGTTTTGACAAATGTAAGTCTTACAAGTATTGAAAATGTAGTTTACGCAGTCGGAGGAGACATGCATAGCAAATCTGCTGATAGTTTTTTCAGCATAAACCTGTTGGATTTGCAACGTGGTTGGACTACTTTGCCTCCTCTGCCCAAGGCATTGGCTAATGCCATCGTTGTGATACAAAAAAAAGATAAAGGCAGGGGTGTTTACGTTATTGGTGGAAGAACAAAAACAAGTTCAGGCATTAGCAATCTGCACCATACCACCTTTGTATTTGATGTTAAAAATGCGAATTGGAGCCAGCTTGCGGCCATATCGGATGGGAAAGATAAAATCAACTTCTCAGCGGGGGCAGGTGTGCCGATTGCTGATCATTTGATATTGGTTGCTGGAGGTGATAACGGTAAGGTTTTTCGTCGTATAGAAAGTTATATGGCACAAATAGCCATGACAGAAAATATTGCGGAGAAAGCCAGGCTCATAAAGGAAAAAAATGATCTCGTTATTCATCATAAAGGCTTTGATAAAAGTATGCTGATGTATAATACATTAACTAACCACTGGAATAAAATTGGTGAGTTACCTTTTCCTGCACGGGTAACTACTACGGCTACTCTATGGAATGGAGAGATTATGCTTTCAAGTGGAGAAATACAGCCCGGTATACGGACACCAGATATAATGAGAGGTAAGATTAAATAA
- a CDS encoding response regulator transcription factor: MNTKTTILIADDHPIFLKGLKEVIESEPGYEVIFEAKNGREALAIARTRHPMVTILDIDMPEMNGLQAAEELIKIMPDANVILLTMHKAKDTFLRALDVGVAGYVLKENAVVDIIQAIEAVITGNSYISPEMSSFLLSQRRATTNNPTANELLNTLTPSEMKILKMVGSYKSTKAIADELFISEKTVSNHRMNILKKLNLNGKNSLLRFAIEHR, encoded by the coding sequence ATGAATACAAAGACAACCATACTTATCGCAGACGATCACCCGATTTTCCTAAAAGGGCTGAAAGAAGTTATAGAATCAGAACCTGGATACGAGGTTATTTTTGAAGCAAAAAATGGCCGGGAGGCACTTGCTATCGCGCGCACCCGTCATCCGATGGTAACCATTCTGGATATAGATATGCCTGAAATGAACGGACTTCAGGCAGCAGAAGAACTCATAAAAATTATGCCCGATGCCAACGTGATCCTGCTGACTATGCACAAGGCAAAAGATACCTTCCTGCGCGCATTGGACGTTGGAGTTGCCGGTTATGTATTAAAAGAGAATGCCGTAGTCGACATTATTCAGGCCATAGAAGCAGTCATAACAGGGAATTCTTACATCAGCCCCGAAATGAGCTCTTTCCTGCTCAGTCAGCGAAGAGCAACCACTAACAATCCCACCGCAAATGAATTGCTCAATACCCTCACCCCTTCAGAAATGAAAATACTGAAAATGGTTGGCAGTTATAAAAGTACCAAAGCCATAGCAGATGAACTCTTTATAAGTGAAAAGACAGTCTCCAATCACAGGATGAACATCTTAAAAAAACTAAACCTGAATGGCAAAAACAGCCTGTTGCGTTTTGCCATAGAACACCGTTAA
- a CDS encoding SusC/RagA family TonB-linked outer membrane protein, whose product MKRLYQNYVSKVLLTLLVSIMVLTTKGQTQQLSGRVIDSEGKPIPSATILIKGTKNGMAANVDGRFTIVVRPADMLIIRSTGYLSREVVVNNQKNIEVTLEADNKGLEEVVVVGYGTMKRSQITGSVSKLDSRVLETGVRSNPSSALAGTIPGLRVQQSSGRPGAVASIVLRGGTDYDGFGSPLVIVDGFLRSGFSEINQDDIESIEVLKDASATAIYGARANNGVVLITTKKGKEGISNITLQAKTGINTLNDPFDFINAEEYIRWSRKAIAVSGQYEASRLTQLNAPGPFGTGNIYKDVNGNYYDGNVNSSAVWSTMFLDAVNSEKLAAGWQVMKDPISTNALGVYDPNGTNKDIIFKNFNYSDYALKKQSLTQDYSASITGGNEKGKYYAGLGYYTEAGMPINTFYDRLTFLLNGEYKVKPWLTSISSLNFADAKWRNPSLIVEGDYLGRMLGAPPTLRGVNEKGELLIGRAGGDGNPMVYDGQLIRKNNTDKFTLSQSFKVDFTKNLSFKVSGNLFYDEGLYESFNKDYLNGPGSINVTRSSSASFGRELSQTYNAVVNYNETLAEKHNINATLGSEFYDFYSRGLSAAGSGAPTDDFMDLNLTNSDKDRRSIDSYHLRRRILSFFGRVNYDYDQRYLLSVTARRDGYSTLINNRWGTFPGISLGWNLHNEKFLNPYFGKALNKLKLRGSYGESGNVNDKFIGAYTLQGSYGTSRYDGAVGYNLTGLPFPNLRWENSKSIEFGAEATLFNKIDLTVAYYKRKTEDKISSFILPATSGMTSLTTNNGSMQNQGLELDVNYKIIRSSDWDFSVNANAAFNRNKILKLPYNGLPNNRQGGFEVYDQKSGQVIFVGGYQEGQDPNVAYAYVANGLYRTQADLDALDPAFKDLQGNRVLLPPTAYNALTTAQKNNFFPIALGDVKWADLNGDNVIDFKDRAYMGRTKPSWTGGFGTYLKYKDFSLSTRWDYALGFVQFDGPRSWFLGNMQGTFNTTTDVFNTYTSDNVNAKYPTYYWADQLYKNNLNRGSSMFYKKGDYLAFRELNLSYSLPKRLAQKIKSEGVVLSVTGQNLTYFSESTLFSPEVYGGQGISGSSGYPLPRTIIFGAKFIF is encoded by the coding sequence ATGAAAAGACTTTACCAAAACTATGTTAGCAAAGTCCTGCTGACATTACTTGTAAGTATCATGGTACTTACAACGAAGGGGCAAACACAACAGTTATCCGGAAGGGTGATAGATTCGGAGGGGAAGCCTATTCCCAGTGCAACGATTCTGATCAAAGGAACCAAAAATGGCATGGCGGCAAATGTAGATGGAAGGTTTACCATAGTGGTAAGACCAGCTGATATGCTGATCATTCGTTCAACGGGATATTTGTCCAGAGAGGTTGTGGTAAACAATCAAAAAAATATTGAGGTGACACTTGAGGCCGACAACAAAGGTTTGGAGGAAGTAGTCGTTGTGGGATACGGTACCATGAAACGGTCGCAGATTACTGGTTCTGTATCTAAGTTAGACAGCAGGGTATTGGAAACAGGAGTCCGCTCAAATCCTTCATCGGCATTGGCTGGTACAATTCCGGGTTTAAGGGTACAACAAAGTTCGGGCAGACCTGGAGCGGTTGCCAGTATTGTACTGCGTGGAGGAACGGATTATGATGGATTTGGCTCACCCCTGGTGATTGTAGACGGCTTTTTACGCAGTGGTTTTAGTGAAATAAACCAGGATGATATCGAATCGATTGAAGTTTTGAAAGATGCCTCTGCGACAGCTATCTATGGTGCCAGGGCAAATAATGGTGTGGTGCTCATCACTACAAAAAAAGGAAAAGAAGGGATTTCGAACATCACTTTGCAGGCTAAAACAGGCATTAATACCTTAAATGATCCCTTTGATTTTATAAATGCGGAAGAATATATACGATGGTCGCGCAAGGCTATTGCGGTATCTGGACAGTATGAAGCTTCACGTTTGACACAATTGAATGCTCCGGGACCATTTGGAACAGGTAATATTTACAAGGACGTAAATGGAAATTACTATGATGGAAATGTAAATTCTTCGGCGGTATGGAGTACCATGTTCCTGGATGCGGTAAACAGTGAGAAGCTGGCCGCCGGCTGGCAGGTCATGAAAGACCCTATATCTACAAATGCATTAGGCGTTTATGATCCAAATGGTACCAATAAAGATATCATATTCAAAAACTTTAATTATTCGGACTATGCGCTAAAGAAACAAAGCTTAACGCAGGATTATAGTGCATCGATAACCGGGGGAAATGAAAAAGGTAAATATTACGCCGGCCTGGGGTATTACACTGAAGCAGGTATGCCAATTAATACTTTTTATGATCGCCTTACTTTTTTATTGAACGGCGAATACAAAGTAAAACCATGGTTGACTTCAATTTCCTCGTTGAATTTTGCTGATGCCAAGTGGAGAAATCCTTCGTTAATAGTTGAAGGAGATTATTTGGGTAGGATGTTGGGGGCGCCGCCAACCTTGAGAGGTGTAAATGAAAAAGGGGAATTATTGATTGGTCGTGCCGGAGGGGATGGAAATCCGATGGTTTATGACGGACAGTTGATCAGAAAAAATAACACTGATAAATTTACCCTTTCGCAGTCGTTTAAAGTTGATTTTACAAAAAACTTGTCCTTTAAAGTAAGCGGTAACCTGTTTTATGATGAAGGTTTGTATGAAAGTTTCAACAAAGATTATTTAAATGGACCTGGTAGTATTAATGTGACACGATCCAGCAGTGCAAGCTTTGGAAGGGAATTGAGCCAGACTTATAACGCAGTAGTTAATTATAATGAAACACTTGCGGAGAAACATAATATCAATGCTACGCTGGGATCCGAGTTTTATGATTTTTACAGTCGTGGCTTGTCTGCCGCCGGTAGTGGTGCACCAACAGATGATTTTATGGATCTTAATTTAACCAATTCAGATAAAGATCGCAGGTCAATTGATTCTTATCATTTGCGCAGAAGGATTTTATCTTTCTTTGGAAGGGTAAATTATGATTATGACCAGCGATATCTGCTGTCGGTAACAGCCCGCAGGGATGGATATTCAACCTTGATCAATAACCGCTGGGGAACATTTCCGGGTATTTCATTAGGTTGGAACCTGCATAACGAGAAATTTCTGAACCCTTATTTTGGGAAAGCTCTGAATAAGCTAAAACTGAGAGGAAGTTATGGTGAGAGTGGAAACGTAAATGATAAGTTTATTGGCGCTTATACTCTACAGGGGTCGTACGGAACATCGCGTTATGATGGGGCTGTTGGCTATAACTTAACGGGCCTGCCATTTCCTAATTTAAGATGGGAAAACTCTAAATCTATTGAATTCGGAGCAGAAGCTACATTATTCAATAAAATTGATTTAACAGTGGCCTATTATAAACGAAAAACGGAAGATAAAATATCATCGTTCATTTTACCGGCTACTTCGGGGATGACGAGCTTAACCACTAACAATGGAAGCATGCAGAACCAGGGACTGGAATTGGATGTAAATTATAAGATCATTAGAAGTAGCGACTGGGATTTTAGTGTGAATGCCAACGCGGCATTTAACCGCAATAAAATATTAAAGCTTCCGTACAATGGACTTCCAAATAATAGACAGGGAGGCTTTGAGGTGTATGATCAAAAAAGCGGACAGGTAATATTTGTTGGTGGTTATCAGGAAGGTCAGGATCCTAATGTAGCCTACGCTTATGTGGCCAACGGACTGTATCGTACACAAGCCGACCTGGACGCATTGGATCCGGCTTTTAAGGATTTGCAGGGAAACAGGGTATTATTGCCGCCAACGGCATATAATGCACTAACTACAGCACAAAAGAATAACTTTTTTCCAATTGCCTTAGGTGATGTAAAATGGGCAGATCTGAATGGGGATAATGTGATCGATTTTAAAGATAGGGCATATATGGGACGCACCAAACCAAGCTGGACCGGTGGTTTTGGCACTTACTTAAAATATAAAGATTTTTCTTTAAGTACCAGATGGGACTATGCTTTGGGGTTTGTGCAATTTGATGGACCGCGTTCGTGGTTTCTGGGGAATATGCAAGGCACTTTTAATACCACTACTGATGTATTTAATACTTACACGTCAGATAACGTTAATGCAAAATATCCAACTTATTATTGGGCAGATCAGTTGTACAAAAATAACCTGAACAGAGGATCGAGTATGTTCTATAAAAAGGGAGATTATCTGGCATTCAGGGAGCTGAATCTAAGCTATAGTTTGCCTAAACGGTTGGCACAAAAAATTAAAAGCGAAGGAGTTGTATTGAGTGTGACGGGACAAAACCTGACTTATTTCAGCGAATCTACTTTATTCTCTCCAGAGGTCTATGGTGGTCAGGGTATTAGTGGCTCCTCAGGGTATCCTCTTCCCCGTACAATTATTTTTGGAGCCAAATTTATTTTTTAA
- a CDS encoding FadR/GntR family transcriptional regulator produces the protein MDSITESFQPVDTSSLVDKVEANLVQLLQDRKLKVGDLIPTELDLSKTLGVSRTVTREAILRLRMMGLIETKKKKGSVITSPDIFGIMSKTMNPHVLDQDTLKGIFEIRLALEIGMADFLFKRITPQDIEELKEIVKNEPDTSENYIFHIDHEIVFHGKLYEITGNEALKTFQKMLLPVFDYVHNSGLLKKQTHIHKFVSHKGLVDILENGSPELFRNAMRNHLENHFARLFE, from the coding sequence ATGGATAGCATTACGGAATCATTTCAACCGGTAGACACCAGTTCTCTGGTTGATAAAGTGGAAGCAAACCTGGTACAATTGCTTCAGGACAGGAAACTTAAAGTAGGCGACTTAATTCCTACAGAACTGGATTTGTCTAAAACATTAGGAGTAAGCAGAACCGTTACCCGGGAAGCCATCTTGCGTTTAAGGATGATGGGACTGATAGAAACCAAGAAGAAAAAAGGATCCGTAATTACCAGTCCTGATATTTTTGGCATCATGAGTAAAACAATGAATCCTCACGTCCTTGATCAGGATACATTGAAAGGAATTTTTGAGATCAGGCTTGCACTTGAAATCGGAATGGCCGACTTCCTTTTCAAACGCATTACTCCGCAAGACATTGAAGAGCTTAAAGAAATCGTAAAAAACGAACCGGATACTTCCGAGAATTACATATTTCATATCGACCATGAAATTGTATTTCATGGAAAGTTATATGAAATTACAGGAAACGAGGCCCTTAAAACCTTTCAAAAAATGCTGCTGCCTGTGTTTGATTATGTTCACAACAGTGGTTTGTTAAAAAAACAAACACACATCCACAAATTTGTTTCTCATAAAGGTTTAGTTGATATTTTGGAAAATGGTTCTCCGGAGCTGTTTAGAAATGCCATGCGCAACCACCTGGAGAACCATTTTGCCCGATTGTTTGAATAG